A region from the Acuticoccus sediminis genome encodes:
- the flgA gene encoding flagellar basal body P-ring formation chaperone FlgA — protein MVAARAFHPMCGAALALALAAAPAAAVDQSGGLLPVPAETINRGDTVSADMLTERHFYYDPNRPLAVLTDPSRAIGREARRTLPAGKPIPLNAFQTSRVVFRGKPTQARFRMGNLTITTTVLPQADGGVGDIVQARNLDSNRMVSGIVGMDGAIEVSAP, from the coding sequence ATGGTCGCGGCGCGGGCGTTCCACCCGATGTGCGGCGCCGCTTTGGCGCTCGCCCTCGCCGCGGCTCCGGCGGCCGCCGTCGACCAGTCCGGCGGCCTGCTGCCGGTCCCGGCGGAGACCATCAACCGAGGCGACACCGTCTCGGCGGATATGCTGACCGAGCGGCATTTCTACTACGACCCGAACCGGCCGCTGGCCGTCCTCACCGATCCTTCCCGCGCGATCGGCCGGGAGGCGCGGCGCACGCTGCCCGCCGGCAAGCCGATCCCGCTCAACGCCTTCCAGACGTCGAGGGTCGTCTTCCGGGGCAAGCCGACGCAGGCGCGCTTCCGGATGGGCAACCTGACGATCACGACGACCGTGCTGCCACAGGCGGACGGCGGGGTGGGCGACATCGTCCAGGCGCGCAACCTCGACTCCAACCGGATGGTCTCGGGCATCGTCGGGATGGACGGCGCGATCGAGGTGTCGGCCCCATGA